The Bifidobacterium animalis subsp. animalis ATCC 25527 genome has a segment encoding these proteins:
- a CDS encoding ABC transporter ATP-binding protein — protein MNTHTASNSDSKDPIVARAVDLCKRYGKGDNSVAALDHVNVEFRRKALTAIMGPSGSGKSTLMHCMAGLDTPTSGQVFIEDLEVSSMGQRELTQLRRKEIGFIFQSFNLVPTLTAKENILLPLQIAHRPIDMDWFDKVVSVVKLQNRLDHRPSQLSGGQQQRVACARAIMERPSVIFADEPTGNLDSRSSHEVLEFLRMCVREYGQTIVMVTHDPRAASFADRVLVLSDGSIVQDLDHPSYDDILAVFAQDDDPQNGPVEVESATARSAEQ, from the coding sequence ATGAACACTCATACGGCATCGAACAGCGACAGCAAAGACCCGATCGTCGCCCGTGCGGTAGATCTGTGCAAACGCTATGGCAAAGGAGACAACAGCGTCGCCGCCCTCGACCACGTCAACGTGGAGTTCAGGCGCAAAGCCCTGACGGCGATCATGGGTCCCTCGGGTTCCGGCAAATCGACGCTCATGCACTGCATGGCCGGGCTTGACACCCCCACCAGCGGCCAAGTGTTCATTGAAGACCTCGAGGTCTCCTCAATGGGCCAACGCGAGCTCACGCAGCTGCGTCGCAAGGAGATCGGATTCATCTTCCAGTCGTTCAATCTGGTGCCCACGCTCACCGCGAAGGAGAACATACTGCTGCCACTGCAGATCGCCCATCGTCCCATCGATATGGATTGGTTCGACAAAGTGGTGTCGGTGGTCAAGTTGCAGAACCGTCTCGACCATCGCCCGAGCCAGCTGTCCGGCGGCCAACAGCAGCGCGTCGCCTGTGCGCGGGCGATCATGGAGCGGCCGAGCGTGATCTTCGCCGACGAACCGACCGGCAACCTCGATTCGCGGTCGAGCCATGAGGTGCTTGAATTCCTGCGCATGTGCGTGCGCGAATACGGGCAGACGATCGTGATGGTGACGCACGACCCGCGTGCCGCGTCGTTCGCCGACCGCGTGCTCGTACTGTCGGACGGCAGCATTGTGCAGGACCTCGACCATCCGTCGTACGACGACATTCTCGCGGTGTTCGCGCAGGACGACGACCCGCAGAACGGTCCGGTGGAGGTGGAGTCTGCAACGGCAAGGAGCGCGGAACAATGA
- a CDS encoding MarR family winged helix-turn-helix transcriptional regulator — MDYKLEAVHELMFAMWASRSKATRSFERGTQGEMFVLRELEFQGSCTPSQLAQAMGATSGRISSILSGLTRKGWIVRTGDPQDRRSVVIELSDEGRRVVKQHSDKLVGDLSWVFSQMGERRTREFVGLLSEFMTYLSICGPNEPRPTAQQVGEAFERRARLHERMREMVRNGERWHGSCRPHDAPSSNDADVDRPVQ; from the coding sequence ATGGACTACAAGTTGGAAGCGGTGCACGAACTGATGTTCGCGATGTGGGCGTCGCGTTCGAAGGCGACGCGCTCGTTCGAGCGCGGGACCCAGGGTGAGATGTTCGTGCTGCGTGAGCTCGAGTTTCAGGGCTCCTGCACCCCCTCGCAGCTCGCCCAAGCGATGGGTGCGACGAGCGGTCGCATCTCATCGATTCTCTCCGGGCTGACCCGGAAGGGCTGGATTGTGCGCACGGGTGATCCGCAGGACCGCCGGAGCGTGGTCATCGAGCTGTCCGACGAGGGCAGGCGAGTGGTGAAACAGCACAGCGACAAGCTCGTCGGGGACCTCTCGTGGGTGTTCTCGCAGATGGGGGAGCGCCGCACGCGCGAATTCGTGGGCCTGCTCTCCGAATTCATGACCTACTTGTCGATCTGCGGGCCGAATGAGCCTCGCCCCACCGCGCAGCAGGTCGGGGAGGCGTTTGAGCGTCGCGCCCGACTCCACGAACGTATGCGCGAGATGGTGCGCAATGGCGAGCGATGGCATGGCTCGTGCAGGCCGCATGATGCGCCGTCGTCGAACGACGCCGACGTCGACCGTCCCGTGCAATAA
- a CDS encoding ABC transporter ATP-binding protein, which produces MIRIMKYLSKTEIGQLVLSLVTIVGQVYFDLELPSYMSQITRLVETPGSQMRDIWIAGGKMLLVSLGSLACAVVTGYFAARVAASFGQRLRSLEFRKVESFGPSEMHRFSTASLITRSTNDITQIQMFITMGLQMLIKAPIMAVWAVCKIAGEGFEWTLATGIAVAILIISIAVLMVLVMPKFKAMQQLTDDINLVTRENLTGMRVVRAYNAQDYQEGKFERANSNLTNTQLFTNRAMSVMMPLMGTIMNGLSLAIYWIGAYLIQDAGLTDKLTLFSNMVVFSSYAMQVVMSFLLMSMVFVLWPRADVSAHRVLEVLDTDPLVKSGTAKRGLTVQEAKQRGIITPAERARYADDLELAGEIEFRDVSFTYPDSREAMLEHISFTANRGDTVAIIGSTGSGKSSLINLVPRFYDATDGEVLVDGMNVREYDLKTLRDKIGYVPQRSFLFKGTVESNVSYGDRPDEPENVPMIDVSRMSGRKAEREFLKADEARELTAQEANRVREASDVAQATEFVSKMPKGFQSPIAQGGTNVSGGQKQRLSIARAVYRDPEILIFDDSFSALDFKTDREVRDALKETAKDATKLIVAQRVGTIMDADCILVLEDGKVVGQGTHRELLETCEVYQEIAKSQLSEEELSA; this is translated from the coding sequence ATGATACGAATCATGAAATATCTCTCCAAAACGGAGATAGGGCAGCTGGTGTTGTCGCTGGTCACCATTGTGGGCCAGGTGTACTTCGACCTCGAACTGCCAAGCTATATGTCACAGATCACGCGGCTCGTGGAGACGCCGGGCAGCCAGATGCGCGACATCTGGATCGCCGGCGGCAAGATGCTGCTCGTCTCGCTCGGCTCGCTCGCATGCGCGGTGGTCACCGGCTACTTCGCCGCGCGCGTGGCCGCCTCGTTCGGCCAGCGTCTGCGCTCGCTCGAGTTCCGCAAGGTGGAGTCGTTCGGGCCGTCCGAAATGCACCGCTTCTCCACGGCGAGCCTGATCACGCGTTCGACGAACGACATCACGCAGATTCAGATGTTCATCACGATGGGCTTGCAGATGCTCATCAAGGCGCCGATCATGGCCGTGTGGGCCGTGTGCAAGATCGCCGGCGAAGGCTTCGAATGGACGCTCGCCACCGGCATCGCCGTGGCGATCCTCATCATCTCGATCGCCGTGCTCATGGTGCTCGTCATGCCGAAGTTCAAGGCAATGCAGCAGCTCACCGACGACATCAATCTGGTGACGCGCGAGAATCTGACCGGCATGCGCGTCGTGCGCGCCTACAATGCCCAGGACTACCAGGAAGGCAAGTTCGAGCGGGCGAACAGCAATCTGACGAACACACAGCTGTTCACGAACCGCGCGATGTCGGTGATGATGCCGCTCATGGGCACGATCATGAACGGGCTGTCGCTCGCGATCTACTGGATCGGCGCCTACCTGATCCAGGACGCCGGCCTGACCGACAAACTCACGCTGTTCTCGAACATGGTCGTGTTCTCCAGCTACGCCATGCAGGTGGTGATGAGCTTCCTGCTCATGAGCATGGTGTTCGTGCTGTGGCCGCGCGCCGACGTCTCCGCACACCGCGTGCTCGAAGTGCTCGACACCGACCCGCTCGTCAAGTCCGGCACCGCCAAGCGTGGGCTCACGGTGCAGGAGGCCAAGCAGCGCGGAATCATCACGCCAGCGGAACGTGCGCGATATGCCGACGACCTCGAGCTCGCCGGCGAGATCGAATTCCGCGACGTGAGCTTCACCTACCCCGATTCACGCGAGGCGATGCTCGAACACATCAGTTTCACGGCGAACAGGGGAGACACGGTGGCGATCATCGGCTCCACCGGTTCGGGCAAGTCGTCGCTCATCAATCTCGTGCCGCGCTTCTACGATGCGACGGACGGCGAGGTGCTCGTGGACGGCATGAATGTGCGCGAATACGACTTGAAGACATTGCGCGACAAGATCGGCTACGTGCCGCAGCGCTCCTTCCTGTTCAAAGGCACCGTCGAATCGAATGTGAGCTATGGCGACCGGCCCGACGAACCCGAAAACGTGCCGATGATCGACGTCTCGCGCATGAGCGGCCGCAAGGCGGAACGGGAGTTCCTCAAGGCCGACGAGGCGCGCGAGCTCACCGCGCAGGAGGCGAACCGCGTGCGCGAGGCGAGCGACGTCGCACAGGCCACCGAATTCGTAAGCAAGATGCCGAAAGGCTTCCAGTCGCCGATCGCCCAGGGTGGCACGAATGTGTCGGGCGGCCAGAAACAGCGCCTGTCGATTGCGCGCGCCGTGTACCGCGACCCGGAGATTCTGATCTTCGACGACTCGTTCTCGGCACTCGACTTCAAAACCGACCGCGAGGTGCGCGACGCGTTGAAGGAGACGGCGAAGGATGCGACGAAGCTCATCGTGGCGCAGCGCGTCGGCACGATCATGGACGCGGACTGCATTCTCGTGCTCGAGGACGGCAAGGTGGTGGGTCAAGGCACGCACCGCGAACTGCTCGAGACCTGCGAGGTGTACCAGGAGATCGCGAAATCGCAGCTGAGCGAGGAGGAGCTCAGTGCGTGA
- a CDS encoding ABC transporter ATP-binding protein: MGHGRAGAPVEKADDFGGALKELMRFSKRYIPAIVIALILGVGGAICQIIGPDYLGDMTDEITKGLPALVHGKPVLRSIDMAAVAHIGWTLVALYVGYALLSYVQSWMMATVTQRTAQRLRAAIDVKMNKLPLKYFDEHSTGDVMSRITNDVDAVGQTLGQSLGTLISSITLFVGSLVMMFANNWILALCAVGASLLGMVLMLVVMKFSQKYFVKQQMALGDVNGHVEEMYSGHTVVKAFGGEADAIRRFERYNNDLYESGWKSQFISGLMMPMMNLVGNLGYVVVCVVGAALAMNGTIEFGVIVAFMLYIRLFTQPLSQFAQAFQNLQRCAAGSERVFTFLNEPELADESDKQPLLGYGSNGEITPVEGRVSFEHVKFGYEPNKLVIHDFSADVEPGQKVAIVGPTGAGKTTMVNLLMRFYEIAGGKISIDGIDTKSVPRWNVHDQFSMVLQDTWVFNGTVRENVAYAKEDVTDEQVVAACRAVGLDRYIRSLPNGYDTVLDESATLSQGQKQLLTIARAMVQDSPILILDEATSSVDTRTEELIQAAMDKLTEGRTSFVIAHRLSTIRDADMILVMRDGDIVERGTHDELLARNGFYADIYNAQFTLAQ, translated from the coding sequence ATGGGACATGGGCGTGCAGGCGCGCCCGTGGAGAAAGCCGATGATTTCGGCGGCGCGCTCAAGGAGCTGATGCGCTTCAGCAAACGGTACATTCCGGCGATCGTCATCGCGCTGATCCTCGGCGTCGGCGGTGCGATCTGCCAGATCATAGGGCCGGACTACCTCGGCGATATGACCGACGAGATCACCAAGGGACTGCCCGCGCTCGTGCACGGCAAGCCGGTGCTGCGTTCGATCGACATGGCCGCGGTGGCGCACATCGGGTGGACGCTCGTGGCGCTCTACGTGGGCTACGCACTGCTTTCGTACGTGCAGAGCTGGATGATGGCCACCGTCACGCAGCGCACGGCGCAACGCCTGCGCGCGGCCATCGACGTGAAGATGAACAAGCTGCCGCTCAAATACTTCGACGAGCACAGCACCGGCGACGTGATGAGTCGCATCACGAACGACGTGGACGCCGTGGGGCAGACGCTCGGGCAGTCCCTCGGCACGCTCATCTCGTCGATCACGCTGTTCGTGGGCTCGCTCGTCATGATGTTCGCGAACAACTGGATCCTGGCATTGTGCGCAGTGGGCGCGAGCCTGCTCGGCATGGTGCTCATGCTCGTCGTGATGAAGTTCTCGCAGAAGTACTTCGTCAAGCAGCAGATGGCACTCGGCGACGTGAACGGCCATGTGGAGGAGATGTACAGCGGGCACACCGTGGTCAAGGCCTTCGGCGGCGAGGCCGACGCGATCCGCAGATTCGAACGCTACAACAACGACCTGTACGAATCGGGTTGGAAGAGCCAGTTCATCTCGGGGCTCATGATGCCGATGATGAACCTCGTGGGCAACCTCGGCTACGTGGTCGTGTGCGTGGTCGGCGCGGCGCTCGCGATGAACGGCACCATCGAATTCGGTGTGATCGTGGCGTTCATGCTCTACATTCGCCTGTTCACGCAGCCGCTCTCGCAGTTTGCGCAGGCGTTCCAGAATCTGCAACGCTGCGCCGCGGGCTCCGAACGTGTGTTCACCTTCCTCAACGAGCCCGAGCTCGCCGACGAGTCCGACAAGCAACCGCTGCTCGGCTACGGCAGCAACGGCGAGATCACGCCCGTCGAAGGGCGCGTGAGCTTCGAGCACGTGAAATTCGGGTATGAGCCGAACAAGCTCGTCATCCATGATTTCTCGGCGGACGTGGAGCCTGGGCAGAAAGTGGCGATCGTGGGGCCCACCGGCGCGGGCAAGACGACGATGGTGAATCTGCTCATGCGATTCTACGAGATCGCCGGCGGGAAGATCTCGATCGACGGCATCGACACGAAGAGCGTGCCGCGGTGGAACGTGCACGACCAGTTCTCGATGGTGCTGCAGGACACCTGGGTGTTCAACGGCACCGTGCGCGAGAATGTGGCGTATGCGAAGGAAGACGTGACCGACGAGCAGGTGGTCGCCGCCTGCCGTGCCGTGGGACTCGACCGTTACATTCGCTCGCTGCCAAACGGCTACGACACCGTGCTCGACGAGTCGGCCACGCTGTCGCAGGGGCAGAAGCAGCTGCTCACCATCGCGCGCGCCATGGTGCAGGATTCGCCGATCCTCATTCTCGACGAGGCGACAAGCTCGGTCGATACGCGCACTGAGGAGCTCATCCAGGCGGCGATGGACAAGCTCACCGAGGGGCGCACCTCGTTCGTCATCGCACACCGGCTCTCCACGATCCGCGACGCCGACATGATCCTCGTCATGCGCGACGGCGACATCGTGGAGCGCGGCACGCACGACGAGCTTCTGGCACGCAACGGCTTCTATGCCGACATCTACAACGCGCAGTTCACACTCGCGCAGTAG
- a CDS encoding polysaccharide deacetylase family protein, protein MGGKSSGQGNDTPYEEVQRDATQHSTAHADDFDTMHAEFSDTTTGSAAYGPPAPRKRRNAVIAIAVTALIIVGVLAAIIIPISRANHRHAEEAHAAALADCESARREFATLNTTYRATLANAGKLAKGDGKTISEDHATALASKIEHIDDTHTVSSLVKSECGTRQSTDDLNELTRKYGTASTSMVNRMRDVQTDADTLRRLVEGARNSNRRGELQKQLTIAKAAYERSANKAAENLRAALQAQIANAGALLEPGSTATNPQVNDALGSLTDATNAVINAMPLDCEFAACVALTFDDGPNKQITPQLLAALKQADAPATFFVQGQFVSGSNTQLLANMAAQGNEIGSMSWRHKQLHTLSPAELTKWFNDTDDVIKSAGVGKPTLFRPPDGAWSEDVVDAAKRSGQSVILWNVDSRDWDAQASAADIAKTVLDGASSGAIIALHDGNERTVEAIPQIVSGLRERGFTPVTVSTLLDGELEPGTVFYARGDTAQDSAPADGVEATQ, encoded by the coding sequence ATGGGCGGCAAATCTTCCGGGCAGGGCAACGACACACCATATGAAGAGGTGCAGCGGGACGCCACACAACACAGCACCGCGCATGCCGACGATTTCGACACCATGCACGCCGAATTCTCAGACACCACAACTGGTTCCGCCGCATACGGACCGCCCGCGCCCCGCAAACGCCGCAACGCCGTCATCGCCATTGCAGTGACTGCGCTCATCATTGTCGGCGTGCTTGCCGCGATCATCATTCCAATCAGCCGCGCCAACCACCGGCATGCCGAGGAGGCGCACGCCGCCGCGCTCGCCGACTGCGAATCCGCGCGACGGGAATTCGCCACGCTCAACACCACATACAGGGCCACGCTTGCCAACGCCGGCAAGCTCGCGAAAGGCGACGGCAAAACGATCAGCGAGGATCACGCGACTGCGCTGGCATCGAAAATCGAGCATATTGACGACACGCATACGGTCTCCTCGCTCGTGAAATCCGAGTGCGGCACCAGGCAAAGCACCGACGACCTCAACGAGCTCACCCGTAAATACGGCACCGCGAGCACGAGCATGGTCAACCGCATGCGCGACGTGCAGACCGACGCCGACACGCTGCGCCGACTCGTGGAGGGCGCGCGCAACTCGAACCGGCGCGGCGAACTGCAGAAGCAGCTCACCATTGCGAAGGCCGCATACGAACGCTCGGCGAACAAGGCTGCCGAGAATCTGCGCGCCGCATTGCAGGCGCAGATCGCCAACGCGGGCGCACTGCTCGAACCTGGCTCCACGGCCACGAATCCGCAGGTCAACGATGCGCTCGGCTCGCTCACCGACGCCACGAACGCGGTGATCAACGCGATGCCGCTCGACTGTGAATTCGCCGCCTGCGTGGCCCTCACCTTCGACGACGGCCCGAACAAGCAGATTACCCCGCAGCTGCTCGCCGCGCTCAAGCAGGCGGATGCGCCGGCCACGTTCTTCGTGCAGGGCCAGTTCGTCTCCGGCAGCAACACACAACTGCTCGCGAATATGGCCGCACAGGGCAACGAAATCGGCTCGATGAGCTGGCGGCACAAGCAGTTGCATACGCTCTCCCCCGCCGAACTCACCAAATGGTTCAACGACACCGATGACGTGATCAAAAGCGCGGGCGTGGGCAAGCCGACGCTGTTCCGACCGCCGGACGGCGCGTGGAGCGAAGATGTCGTTGATGCCGCAAAGCGCAGCGGTCAGTCGGTGATTCTGTGGAACGTCGACTCACGCGACTGGGACGCGCAGGCATCCGCCGCCGACATCGCCAAAACCGTGCTCGATGGCGCGTCATCGGGCGCGATCATTGCACTGCACGACGGCAACGAGCGCACAGTCGAAGCGATCCCGCAGATTGTGAGTGGCCTGCGCGAACGCGGATTTACACCGGTCACCGTCTCCACGCTGCTCGATGGCGAACTCGAACCGGGCACCGTGTTCTATGCGCGAGGCGACACCGCGCAGGACAGCGCACCGGCCGACGGCGTGGAGGCCACCCAGTGA
- a CDS encoding phosphatase PAP2 family protein has translation MRKHCWQIIGALSLIGALWFTIAVCRFHILGMDTAVYDWITAHVMTPGMTSVMRVLTQLSGSITVIVVAAVALAVLAVVKRWKIGVAVVVNLAGIYVLNEIIKHIVRRSRPTFPHLVFEQGYSFPSGHAMVSTAFYGFIVYLLYRYWHTARDSGARVGKTVAIILLCLIPPVVMFTRVYLGVHYASDVCAGFLFAIAWLTLFYVPVMKRTLLKRASPAASSAKR, from the coding sequence GTGAGGAAACATTGTTGGCAGATTATCGGCGCACTGAGCCTGATCGGCGCGCTGTGGTTCACGATAGCGGTGTGCCGGTTCCATATACTCGGCATGGACACCGCAGTATATGACTGGATCACCGCGCATGTGATGACCCCCGGCATGACCAGCGTGATGCGCGTGCTCACCCAGCTTTCCGGGTCAATCACCGTGATCGTCGTGGCGGCGGTCGCGCTCGCCGTGCTGGCCGTGGTGAAACGCTGGAAAATCGGTGTGGCTGTGGTCGTCAATCTCGCGGGCATCTATGTGCTCAACGAGATCATCAAACACATTGTGCGCCGCTCGCGCCCCACTTTCCCGCATCTCGTGTTCGAACAGGGGTACAGCTTCCCCTCCGGCCACGCCATGGTGAGCACGGCGTTCTACGGATTCATCGTCTACCTGCTGTACCGCTACTGGCACACCGCGCGCGATTCGGGTGCCCGCGTGGGGAAGACCGTCGCGATTATACTGCTGTGCCTGATCCCGCCGGTCGTCATGTTCACCAGGGTCTATTTGGGCGTGCATTACGCGAGCGACGTATGCGCGGGGTTCCTGTTCGCAATCGCCTGGCTCACACTGTTCTATGTGCCGGTGATGAAGCGCACACTGCTCAAACGCGCGTCGCCGGCTGCATCTTCGGCTAAGCGATAA
- a CDS encoding sugar O-acetyltransferase yields MSDMKDRMHTGEMYLPHDEQILARQFDCLERLYDFNQTRPHELDRRAELLHDMFAEIGDGCYIEPPFHANFGGAHVHFGSDIYVNFNLTCVDDTHIYVGSHTMIGPNVTLATAGHPILPELRERGYQYNMPVRIGENCWIGAGVVVLPGVTIGDNVVVGAGSIVTRDLPSNVVAVGNPCHVLREVGERDREYYFKDRRIDWNEMRADEMAD; encoded by the coding sequence ATGAGCGACATGAAAGACCGCATGCACACCGGTGAGATGTACCTGCCGCACGATGAGCAGATTCTCGCGCGCCAGTTCGACTGCCTTGAGCGGCTCTACGATTTCAACCAGACGCGCCCGCACGAGCTCGACCGCCGTGCCGAACTGCTGCACGACATGTTCGCCGAGATCGGCGACGGGTGCTACATCGAACCGCCGTTCCACGCGAATTTCGGCGGGGCGCATGTGCATTTCGGCAGCGACATCTACGTGAACTTCAATCTGACCTGCGTGGACGATACGCATATCTACGTCGGCTCGCACACGATGATCGGGCCGAACGTGACGCTCGCGACCGCCGGGCACCCGATTCTGCCCGAACTGCGCGAGCGCGGCTACCAGTACAACATGCCGGTGCGCATCGGCGAGAACTGTTGGATCGGCGCGGGCGTGGTCGTGCTGCCGGGCGTGACAATCGGCGACAACGTGGTGGTGGGTGCGGGCAGCATTGTGACGCGCGACCTGCCGTCGAACGTCGTCGCCGTGGGCAACCCGTGCCATGTGCTGCGCGAAGTGGGCGAGCGCGACCGCGAATACTATTTCAAAGACCGCCGGATCGACTGGAATGAGATGCGCGCCGACGAGATGGCAGACTGA
- a CDS encoding TetR/AcrR family transcriptional regulator: MHSISSASAASASAARAASCARAPRPALGIPRHGLRRERTDGKIMHAVLELILAKGIGAVSIEAVAKKSGVAKTTIYRRYANTDDLLRHLSVAVGEPLDFSGFDTTFDGLRGVLKCIVDCFDEELGLKAIGVVLSSSNDYLTNLAERVVTPAQQRFADFIGRGVSSGAFRGDVNVPFLFQAVIGSMMAAKALSDSSHDTWAHDMASLLWPTLTAR, from the coding sequence ATGCATTCCATTTCCTCCGCCTCCGCCGCTTCTGCGTCCGCCGCGCGCGCTGCCTCCTGCGCTCGCGCCCCTCGCCCGGCGCTTGGCATTCCGCGGCATGGGCTGCGCCGCGAACGCACCGACGGCAAGATCATGCACGCCGTGCTCGAACTCATTCTCGCGAAAGGCATTGGCGCGGTCTCCATCGAGGCTGTGGCCAAAAAGTCCGGCGTGGCGAAGACCACGATCTACCGCCGGTATGCGAACACCGACGATCTGCTGCGCCACCTCTCGGTCGCCGTGGGCGAGCCGCTCGATTTCAGCGGATTCGACACCACGTTCGACGGGTTGCGCGGTGTGCTCAAGTGCATTGTCGACTGTTTCGACGAGGAGCTTGGACTCAAAGCGATCGGCGTCGTGCTGTCGTCGAGCAACGACTACCTCACGAACCTCGCCGAGCGCGTGGTCACGCCCGCCCAGCAGCGCTTCGCCGATTTCATCGGTCGCGGGGTCTCCTCTGGCGCATTCCGCGGAGATGTGAACGTGCCGTTCCTGTTCCAGGCGGTCATCGGATCGATGATGGCCGCCAAAGCGCTTTCAGATTCCTCCCACGACACCTGGGCGCACGACATGGCCTCCCTGCTGTGGCCCACGCTCACCGCCCGCTGA